The window TATCTGGTCGAAGGTATGAATTCGACCATATCTGGTCGAAATCATAAATTCGACCGCTGTTGGTCGAAAATATAAATGCGACCGTATCTAGTCGAAGGTGTAAATTCGACCAAATATGGTCGCAATTACAAATTTGACCGAATTTGGTCGAAAGTATAAATTCGACCAGATACGATCGAATATATGCGCATAAAAATAATACCACACCCCCTTTCCTTTCCAGTAGCCGTTGTCCAACTTAGCTTTCCTCCATTCCCTCTCTCTTTTTGCACCCCAAGTTCATGAATTTCATATGAAATCATCATAAATCATCAAGTAAGTAATCTTTTTTAGTCACTTAATATCTATATATGTACTTATCTTTGTCAATTATTGTAATTgtagaattttttttcatatatttatgacTTTTCATGTTTCTATAGTTATGATATATTTGCACATTTTAATTAGGGTATTTTTGTTGAAATgctttaaaataaattcaatgtATGTATTTCTTGTAGATGGCATCTGATCGTAGTTGGATTAGTCGTAGTCGATATAACGAGTCAAGATATTTAACGAACGAATACAAAAATGGTGTTGAAGATTTCATTAAATTTGCTTGTGAGAATATTCGTGAAAGAAATGGTGGGGTTATTAGGTGTCCGTGTGGACATTGTAAAAATAAGCACTACAAGACTCCTATTGTCGTTAAACTTGATTTGTATCGGTATGGTATGATGCAATGGTATACCATATGGACTGCACATGGGGAGGAAATGCCGGCAGAAAATATCGGGACGAGTAGTAGAAATGTTGGTGATGGGGATGATGATATGTATTATGACGCCGATGATATGTTAAGAGATTTTGGGGAGGCAAATAAGTAGTGTGAGTATGTGGAGGATGAACCGAATCCAGACGCCAAAGAATTTTATAAGATGCTGCATAGTGCTTCGGAACCGATTTATCCAAATAATGTCAACTATACAACCTTTGAGTTTGTGAACGAGTTACTTCATTTCAAGAACAAGCATAATTGTAGTAACAATGGCTTTGATGAGTTGTTTAAGCTCATTGGATCAGTCTTGCCTGACAATCATAAACTGCCCCAAACCTACTATGCTGTGAAAAATATGCTTAAAGGATTGAATTTGGGATATGAAAAGATTGATGCTTGTGAGAATGACTGTATGTTATTTTACAAGGAAAATAGCGAGAAGATGCGTTGTGACATATGCAATGAAAGTCGATACAAAGAACCAAAAGatcttaacaaaaaaaagatcCCACGGAAAGTCTTGCACTATTTTCCTTTTACCTCGAGACTGCAACGTTTGTTCATGGCTGGGAAGACTGCAAAATGTATGAGATGGCATCATAACAGAAATGTGGTTGAAGGTGAATTAAGTCACCCGGCAGATGGAGATGAGTGGAAACAATTTGACTGCAGgtttccaaaattttcaaaagagaTTCGAAATGTGAGACTCGGACTTTCTTCTGATGGATTTGATCCCTTTCGTGATGCACATGCGAGAGATTATACAGTATGGCCTATGGTGGTTGTTGTTTACAACCTTCCCCCATCTATGTGCACGAAAGCTCCGTACATGTTTATGCCTCTTCTTATTCCCGGGCCTAAGGATCCAACGAAAGACTTGCTTGTTTATCTTAGACCATTGATTGATAAATTGAGAGATTTATGGCAGAATGGGGTGGAAACCTATGATAGGTTCTCACGTTCCAACTTTTTGATGAGAGCAGCATTGATGTGGACAATTAGCGACTTTCCTGCACTTGCCATGCTTAGCGGGTGGTCGACTAAGGGGAAGTTGTCATGTCCAGTTTGCATGGGAGAGGTAAAGGCCAAACAACTCAAGTATGGTGGCAAAGTTACCTTTTATGGCACTTCTAGATATTTTTTAGAACCGGATGATCCATTAAGAAGAAGTACGAGATTTGGAAGTGTTGAGACACGATCATGCACATGTCGTCATTCAGGAATAATTGCAAAGACCATGTGTGAGCATAAACAATTCCCCCCTCCAGGAAAGTCATCTAAGAAGAAAGCAAAAGATTATGGTGTGACACATAATTGGATCCACTTTTCCCCATTTTTTGAGCTTCCGTATTGGGAGACCCTTAGTCTTCGTCATAACATCGATATCATGCACACGGAGAAAAATGTTTTTGACAACATATTCTACATGATTCTTGATGATAAGCAAAAGTCAAAAGATAGTAGGTCAGATTCAATTGTCGAAGTTGCCAATACAGTTGGAAAATGCAGTAGAACTTGTTTCTTAGTGTGTAAGTTGTGGTCAGATTCAATTGTCGAAGTTGAAAACCAGTCAACTATTTTTATATCAACTTTTGTTTTAATAGAAGTATTTACCACCGTATTTAAAAGTTTAACCAAAGTgacttttaaattttcagatgtGCTATTACTTTTAAGTTTAATAGATTGACTAGAATTTTTATATGGATACGATGATATGTTCTGTTACGTCTGACCCATGTGTCAAATCTGAACAAGTATTAGCATATACCTGATATATATCTGGTCTTAGCCATtgttataagttttaatttcttATCAATGTCGATTGCAACTACCTTTTACTGGTCAATACATATAGGGTGATTATGGAACTTGATTCAAGGTATATGATTGTCCTATGTAGATTCGGCTAAACCAGGGGCTGGTAAGGGACGGAGTGGCACAATCAATGGAGAGGGAGAGCGTGGTGATGGGCACTCCATCACTAAACGGAGTAAAAGAAAGAATGACAAGGACAGATAAGAAGAAGTTCCACACATGGAAGAAGATTTCAGTGATGGAGAAAGCTTTCTTGAAGGTTTCGAGGCGGGAGAAACtagcaacaaaataaaattcgagAGGAAGGCACGGGATACTAACCAAGGTGACTATGCGACTAAACCGGATCCAAATGCAAAGCAGATCTTACATTTTAATGCCAAAAGAACAGGGtacattttactcatttttttagtTGTCTTGTTCTACAATTACATTTGCATTTCTGTAGAAGTGTATAAGTTGTTTTATCCTGTTGTGTTGGTGGGAATTTAATTCTTGTTTTATGCAGCATACTTGATAAGGAGAATAAGAACACTTTGGGCTACATTGCTAAAGAGCTATGGAATGAGAAAACTGTTTTTGACAAGGGAGCCAAGCGTGAACGTTTTTACAACAATTgcatcaaaattttgaaagtaaGATTTACttctattttttcaattttttccatCGATGTAAAACTTTAATATGTCTGTGTGCTAATTATGTGCGAGAAGATACacctttgaattttattttttattttgatatactAAACTATGTCCACGATAATCACTAAATTTAATAGCTATGTAAGTTACATCTGGCCACCATTGCTTTTTGTTGCTTTATGTTAACTTAGacatattttatgattttgccTACAGACTTATTACACATATCAAGATGGATATACAACCGAGGAGGGGGACAGTATTTGTCGAAAGCATCTACACAGAAATTTCAAGTCGGCTCTTAATAAAATAAAGACCCGACGTGATACAAAGATGTCCGCTCTTAAGGATGCTGgatacaataataataaaatacctTGGGACTTGTGCAAGCCTCATTATTTCTCTTCTGAGGTATGGCAATCTCTTTTGAAATATTAGAATTTGGCCGACACCAAGAAAAGGTCAAAATATGCAAAGGAAGCACGGAAAAAGCTACAATGTCACTCGCGCACAGGGGCAATGTCGTATGATGTGAGACGCGAGGTATACTACTATTTTTCTATTAGTTTCCATGTTCTTTTTATTTGTATCACCTGTCAAGTAAATTGGTgcactaattttaaatttttttatatttgctcGGAAGAAAATTGATAAAGAAAGAGAGGCGAAAGGCTTGCCACCACTAACACATTTAGAGTTTGTGGATTATGTATATAATCCTAATGAACCAGCGGTGAAAGAACTGAAGGTTTGTTTTACTAGTGTTGTGCAGTGCGCACTTTATATTCTGTATCATTTGTAGATGATTGGCAATTATGCAAATGAATCTTACTGTTGAATTCTTGCTTGTTATATTGTAGGAGAAAATGATTGAGGTTGAGTCTTCTATGCCTCCATTGCCTGAAGATGGTGAAAGAGTTTCTACAGAAATTAAGCAAAAGCGAGATCTGTTGGTGTTGCTAAAGGGTAAACCTCCTAGGAAAGGGAAACTGAGTCTTTTTCCCGGAGTTATATCGGACTCACTACATCCGGGCAGCTAGGGGATTAATTCCCAAAATTCTCATTGATAATGACAAGGTCATTATAAAGGTATGTGCCCCCAGCTTAGCGACAATAAACCTAGCTTTCCATATTTTTGTCTTTCTTTCTGCACTTAGTATTTCTTTTTCAATATGCAAATAATTCTTCATGCTTGTGCATTgacatttttattaattaactgTATCTTTTAATATCCGTACAACATATATCATTTCATCATGTGAACTTGAGTACAttagtaaatataataaatataatattaagttTCTTGCTCTATTGTCCAACTTGTTCACCTACTGTTCGTGCCTCATCttacataataaatatgagattaACTACTCTGCTTACGCATTGATGGTGTGAaacagtgtgtgtgtgtgtgtgtgtgtgtgtgtgtgtgtgtgtgtgtgtttgtttgtGAGATGAATCTAGTTTATTGAATTCACATTATGAAGATAATATGTTTGAATCTGGATTGTTTTGGGTTGTGTGATTAGATGTGGATCATAATTTCATTTTGAAATGTCAATGTTGAAATGCtggtttgtttgtttttctgtGTCGGTGGATTTAGTTGTTTTGTGTTTTTCGTGATCACGGCATCTCTTGGTCATGTGGCTTTGTTTGGAgtttctttatgttgctatggATCTGAATCTGTTAAGTTCTACTATTTACTTTTGATCTGATTGTGTTTCCATTGGTTTGATTTGATCGATATTCCAGTTGTAGTATGGGCAACGCTTCTCCTTTACTAGTTGATTAGTTCAATCTTCTTTTAATGTGCTCTATGATTGCAAGTTATTCCTATGATTTTAGTTCTTGGTTTAGTCAAGTGGCATAGAAGAAGATTGATTTTAATGCTTCAGTTCTCATCTTAATTAAGTGGAATAGTACTGGAATCTTAACTCCATCGCTCTCATTGATAATGAGTTGGATCAAAAGTATTAAATGGTGATTGGTAACTGCCTGTCTGTAATATCTATGTTTTAATTTGAACATATATCCTACCGGCCTTTTGGTAGCATTGTAAGTTCTCAGTTTTTTGTTTCAGTTGGCACACTTCTGTATCTGAAGTTTTCATAACGTTTGCTACTTACTAAAAGATCATTTCTTTTCAAGACTCTTGCCAACATAATATCATTATATCATAAGATCCAGAAACCTTTAAACATTCACAAATGGTCAACGTTAATGTTAGCCATGAGATTAGTTCAATCTTCTTTTAATGTGCTCCATTTTTTATTTGTctatttattttgtgttttaacTACTATtggcttattttttttaactaatcagTTTTAACCTGTATCTATGTTTTAACTAATTTATGTTCTTTTAACAGTCTAGTCAGCTAGAGCCGGCGGGGAAGGAGAAGGAGCCTAGTCAGCTAGAGCCAGTAGCGAAGGGGAAGGAGATTTCAATGGTAGAGGTTACTGGGTTCGAAGACGAAGGGGAGTTTGATGTTAATGCTTATTTATACCCTTTATCTTAGTATAGGCAGCTGTGAATGAGGTAGTTTCCTGGAATTTGACAAATATTTAACTTATGTTTTGGTTGATGCCAGTGATGGAAATatcacttatatatattttgtcgaTAACAAGTAACATATAACTTGTATTTTGGATTATGGATTGCAATGGCAGTGTGCCTCTTAAGCCTTTATTTTATGTCAGGGGGGTTTGGATgtagaatttgttttaaaattattgtttgttGGATATTTCAATTCTTGGATTTGTACAGGTAGGAAGAGGTATGCACAAactgaattatttttataattgcaTAATAAATTCGACCGGAAAAAATGAAGTTTGGAAATAATTTTCAGCAAATTGCATAATAAATACGACTGGAAAAATTAAATGGTCAAATAATTTCGACCACAAAATTGCGGCAAGAAATTGGCGGGAGTTTTAAAAAGCGGTCGAAATTATTAATTCGACCGcaatttcaaattttgagcggcattccaaattttcaaaattttcaaagtcAAATTGTCGTGGGGAATTGTTCGACCGTATTTGGTCGAAATTAGCCGGTCGAAATCCGAATTTCGACTACGTTATCTTTGACCGGTTTTTTCGGTCGAAAATAGTTATTTTAGACTGTTTATGGTCGAAAATAACTATTTTCGACCGTATTCTGGCGGTCGAAATaagccgcttttcttgtagtgattatGTCGAAAAATTAGATGGTGACCTAATAGCTGAATTTGTACTCTAATGCAATTTACTGTTATATCTATGTaaagaaaatttttataaatcaaagtGGAGTATAATTCTACATGTTATTACATCAaccaataataattaaataattatagtaCAACTTTATTAACAATCATACTACAACGCAAGTAAAATGAATGCTTTTGAATAGAAAAAGCAACTTATAAGCTCTGGGGCTGATTCTCCATACTGGGGAGAGGCCAACTCTCGCAACTCAGAACTTGTTGTTATACCAATAAACCCCTTTGTTTTGCTCATCTTCCTCGACGTAGACACAATCTTTTAGAGTACTCCACAGTGATTTATAGAATGGGGTGTAATCATACTGATAGTACTCCCCCAATATAGGCTTAAATGCTTTGGTGGCTTCCACTGCATGGTAATGTGGCATTTTCGGAAAGAGATGATGTGCTACATGTGTATTCGGCTGCTGATGAAACACCGTGTTGAGAAATCCAAAATCACGATCAATTGTTGCCATGGATCCCTTTAACCACTCCCACTCTGTGGAATTGTAGTAAGGCACAAGAGGGTTTGTGTGTTGAAGTACAGCCACTATGATCAGCATTGCATTTTGGAATAGGTAGGGTCCTACGTAAATAAAACCAATCCAAGCGAAGCCTTTCAACAGAGCAAGTTTGTATACTACATATATCACGGCCAAGCATCCAGCATCCGAAAGCAAGACTTGAGCACGTTGCTTTCGTGAGAACATTGGACTATACGGATCAAAATGAGAGGCGAATCGGTCATAGGTACGGCCACGGAAGTTGACAAGCAAGTACAGAGGCACCGCAACAATTAGAACCAGgataataacaaaaaatcttGCGACAGGATTGTTgaggtatttaaaaataaacgaGACTTGATTCTTGAGCAGAGGGACGTCGAATTCTTCCTCTTCGAGGGATCCGGTTCTCAAGTGGTGACGATGGTGACTAAACTTGAATGAAAAATAAGGAAACAGGACGAGCGAGTGTGTGAGGAATCCGACTGTGTCGTCGAGCCATTTGTAGTCACTGAAAGCCCCGTGCCCACATTCGTGACCTATGACCCAAAATCGAGCAAGTATGCATCCTTGAAGCAATGAATATATAATCCAACaagtaagaaaatataatttggaTGACATGACTACTTCGGAGGTTAAGATATAGGTTGCGGAAATGTAGTAAAGAGAGAAAGAAATGAAGACATCCAAGGCAAGGTATGACAAAGAGCGAATAGCGGAACGCTGAAAACAATGTGGTGGAACTGCTTTCTTGACATCGCTTAGAGTGAATGGAGGTTTTGTGTGGGGAGATCTTGAGCTTCTTTTCACGCTGGAATCCGATTTTCGGTCCATGTCTCGTAACAAATGATAGAAAGAGCCGAATAGTAGGTTCTTGAGTAGAAAGAATTGTGAGAGAATATGATGAAGTTGCAAATGCATAGGAAAGCGGAATGTATATATAGGCACTGGATGGTCACCAACTCCATGAATCAAGTAGCAGGAATGTAAAGAAGCAAGTACGTAAAAACATAGTGTTGTTTTCTTAAAACATGACTTCTCATGTTTTAGTACCTGCTTGGGTTGCTGAGTATCATTATCTTAATCATTTGTATAAAATGGACCCAAATTATGTAAGACCTTCTAGTTTCTTACAGCCAAACGGTATGTTTAAAGTTTACGTaaacattaaaataattattgacgtataatttatttttcccaCACACAATTTATGTGCTTATCACATGTATATTTGCTGAAAGTCCATATGTATAACTGAACCAGGGTTTAACATATGtcacattttaataatatacatgTGATAAGTTGGAAAAACTATCATAAGTTGTCACCAGTGTAAAATTTTGTTcatactttttttagttttgacTATTGATTGACGTTAGGGATGGACATTCATCCCGCCCTGCTCGACCCCGACCCGTTCCTCGATCCGAACGGATCgaggattcggggaatttttcaGAGACGGGGCGGCGATCGggaaagttttataaaaaattcggggtTCGGGTCGGGGTCAGGGATTCTTGTCTCCCCGACCCcgactgtatatatatataaataataatatgtttatatatattatactaaataaattattttaaatatattcctTTTATACtattattacaattaaaaaatattctttatTTCTGTTGgtcgattataattatattgtaatataatatattttaaaattatctttaatttatattataaatcaatttcaatataatttgatgttgaaaatatgagataatatcattttattagtatattatgagttagtattttcattttttattaaaaagtatattttatatatattataaaatcattatctttttattaaaaaatggaATTCCCCGATCCCGGGGATccccgttcggggcggggatcggggaggaaaAGTATCCCGTTCAGAGTTCGGAGATGGGTTTTGAATTcagggatcggggcggggatgACACAATTAAACACCAAAAAAATATTCAGAAAATGCCTTACTTGATTATTTAGAAAGATGTATGTATAATTACTTCAATGTCATTGGTTTTTGTGCATGAACGTAAATTAACTAAACGTGTACTAATCAATCTTACACTGAACATGCTATAATATTGTCATTATCGACGGCAAACTGAGCTGTGGACTAACAGACAAGTAGATATTCGTCAAgaataaagaataaaaatattcaGGAGCCGCCATGATTTAAGAACTTGCGCGGACAGCTTTTTGGGTTTATAGGTgaacaaatattatttacagGATTAAATATGTGTAATGACCACAGATCTCCCAACGACATTTAACAAATTCATGTAAGAATGAAGATTCTCAAAATAAATGATGATAGTGAATTACCAGTTATTTCTGTCCTATTCtatttattgtatttttcacttaatatgttaaataaataaaagacagATGAATATATTTTGTgggattataaaatatataaattaatagtgatattctctttgtAATCAAATTTATGATCTTGAAAATGATATTGATTATTATCAGGCGGGCTCTTACAATTTTGTAATGAAGATGGtggaagaaaaaaaatctgCATATCATATCCTAGAGAAAAAGCAATGACCACGGTTTTTTATCCTCCAAGAACCCTTTCATCCACAGTTCTATACTTATGATATTTCATATGCTCAGCAGTGCGGGTAGAATGTGCAAACGCTGCAATCAAAGAg of the Daucus carota subsp. sativus chromosome 4, DH1 v3.0, whole genome shotgun sequence genome contains:
- the LOC108217089 gene encoding delta(12) fatty acid desaturase FAD2-like translates to MHLQLHHILSQFFLLKNLLFGSFYHLLRDMDRKSDSSVKRSSRSPHTKPPFTLSDVKKAVPPHCFQRSAIRSLSYLALDVFISFSLYYISATYILTSEVVMSSKLYFLTCWIIYSLLQGCILARFWVIGHECGHGAFSDYKWLDDTVGFLTHSLVLFPYFSFKFSHHRHHLRTGSLEEEEFDVPLLKNQVSFIFKYLNNPVARFFVIILVLIVAVPLYLLVNFRGRTYDRFASHFDPYSPMFSRKQRAQVLLSDAGCLAVIYVVYKLALLKGFAWIGFIYVGPYLFQNAMLIIVAVLQHTNPLVPYYNSTEWEWLKGSMATIDRDFGFLNTVFHQQPNTHVAHHLFPKMPHYHAVEATKAFKPILGEYYQYDYTPFYKSLWSTLKDCVYVEEDEQNKGVYWYNNKF